The following are encoded together in the Roseobacter denitrificans OCh 114 genome:
- a CDS encoding putative PEP-binding protein, with product MQNNPNTTLVTPTAPIANNTHGGRAKCLQRLVRLDLPVPRTVALSFEAVQNIARGQLPDIAAIVSQFPEDALLCVRPSSEDPDWGGPGAVLNIGMNDTRFQALVDELGAEAASSVYTRFVQSFAVDVARLDPDMFDDVAQSGPQALQDSLRAYEIEMEEPFPTDPGEQLAAVLKSMARAWDGTSARLLRQAKGAPADAGLGLVVQQMALGVGLGECGSGVLQLVDSDTGLPQITGRYLSQSQGRDAVEGDSSALYLGRDPRGPSLEDLVPEAFAELQEHAALMRVKLRAEMQLEFAVDNGKVHILDGVRVPRSSRAAVRIAVRLAQDKVISKAEALMRVEPRTLSELLHRQVRTNAVRDVIGSGIAASPGAATGAIVFTATEAQASAARGEPCILVRRETAPEDIRGMHAAQGVLTERGGITSHAAVIGRGIGLPCVVGASDMRFHRRRKELVASDGRVFSAGDIITVDGTNGQVLAGAPEMREAALDESFQTLMEWADELRDIEIRANADTPADAQTARNFQAEGIGLCRTEHMFFEPGRLTVMREMIFAASSQDRRAVLERLLPMQRADFTQLFRIMEGKPVCIRLFDPPLHEFLPTDRAGQRELADALDLPLSDVTRRIDAMMEYNPMLGLRGVRLGITVPEIYEMQARAIFEATLDASADGDPVVPEIMIPLVSAKREVELVKASIDTVASSVRLEKGQDFNYRLGVMVETPRAAIRAADIAPHCAFLSFGTNDLTQMTYGLSRDDAGRFMSDYVRQGVFPEDPFHSLDTDGVGELLQIGAQRGREARPDITLSICGEHGGNPESIAFCRAAGFNYVSCSPFRVPVARLAAAQLAIGHSIS from the coding sequence GTGCAGAATAATCCGAATACGACCCTCGTAACGCCCACAGCGCCCATCGCAAACAATACCCATGGCGGGCGCGCAAAGTGTCTCCAGCGGCTTGTGCGCCTCGATCTGCCGGTGCCGCGCACCGTCGCGCTGTCCTTTGAAGCGGTGCAGAATATCGCCCGGGGCCAGTTGCCGGATATCGCGGCCATCGTGTCCCAGTTTCCGGAGGATGCGTTGCTCTGCGTGCGTCCGTCTTCGGAGGATCCTGACTGGGGCGGGCCGGGCGCGGTTCTCAACATCGGGATGAATGACACGCGTTTTCAGGCGCTGGTGGACGAACTCGGCGCTGAGGCGGCAAGTTCGGTCTATACCCGTTTCGTGCAGTCCTTTGCGGTCGATGTGGCCCGGCTTGATCCGGATATGTTCGATGATGTGGCGCAAAGCGGCCCACAGGCGTTGCAGGATTCCCTGCGGGCCTATGAAATCGAAATGGAAGAACCCTTTCCCACAGACCCCGGCGAGCAGCTTGCCGCTGTGCTGAAATCCATGGCGCGGGCGTGGGATGGCACGTCGGCGCGGCTGTTGCGGCAGGCCAAGGGCGCGCCTGCGGATGCGGGCTTGGGCCTTGTGGTGCAGCAGATGGCGCTCGGTGTCGGTCTGGGTGAATGCGGGTCCGGCGTCTTGCAGCTTGTCGACAGTGACACGGGGCTGCCGCAGATCACCGGGCGATACTTGAGCCAAAGCCAGGGACGCGACGCGGTCGAGGGGGATTCCTCGGCGCTTTATCTTGGGCGCGATCCGCGTGGGCCGTCGCTGGAAGACCTCGTGCCGGAAGCCTTCGCGGAGCTTCAGGAGCATGCCGCGCTGATGCGGGTCAAACTGCGGGCCGAAATGCAACTGGAATTCGCGGTGGACAATGGCAAAGTCCATATCCTTGACGGGGTGCGGGTGCCGCGCTCCAGCCGTGCCGCTGTGCGCATCGCGGTGCGGCTTGCGCAAGACAAGGTGATCTCCAAAGCGGAAGCCTTGATGCGTGTCGAGCCGCGCACCTTGAGCGAGTTGTTGCACCGGCAGGTGCGCACCAATGCGGTGCGCGATGTGATCGGCAGCGGCATCGCAGCCAGTCCGGGTGCGGCGACCGGGGCGATCGTTTTTACCGCAACCGAAGCGCAGGCCAGTGCGGCGCGGGGTGAACCCTGTATCCTCGTGCGGCGCGAAACAGCACCGGAAGACATTCGCGGGATGCATGCCGCACAGGGCGTGCTGACCGAACGCGGGGGAATCACCAGCCATGCCGCCGTCATCGGCCGTGGGATCGGTCTTCCTTGTGTGGTTGGGGCGTCCGACATGCGGTTCCATCGCAGGCGCAAGGAACTGGTGGCCAGCGATGGTCGGGTGTTTTCAGCGGGGGACATCATCACCGTTGACGGCACTAACGGTCAGGTCCTCGCGGGTGCGCCGGAAATGCGCGAGGCGGCGCTGGATGAGAGCTTTCAGACGCTGATGGAATGGGCGGATGAGTTGCGCGACATTGAGATCCGCGCCAATGCCGACACGCCCGCCGATGCGCAGACCGCGCGGAATTTTCAGGCCGAAGGCATCGGGCTGTGCCGTACGGAACACATGTTCTTTGAACCGGGGCGCTTGACCGTCATGCGCGAGATGATTTTCGCCGCAAGCTCGCAGGACAGGCGCGCAGTGCTGGAACGCCTGTTGCCGATGCAGAGGGCGGACTTCACGCAGTTGTTCCGTATCATGGAAGGCAAACCGGTCTGTATCCGTCTGTTTGATCCGCCCCTGCATGAATTTCTGCCGACGGATCGGGCGGGGCAGCGCGAACTTGCGGATGCTTTGGATCTGCCGCTGTCTGACGTCACGCGCCGGATTGATGCGATGATGGAATACAACCCGATGCTGGGCCTGCGCGGTGTGCGCCTTGGCATCACCGTGCCCGAAATCTACGAGATGCAGGCGCGCGCGATTTTCGAGGCAACGCTGGATGCCAGCGCGGATGGTGATCCGGTCGTGCCAGAGATCATGATCCCGCTGGTGTCCGCAAAGCGCGAGGTTGAACTGGTCAAGGCGTCCATCGACACGGTTGCCTCGTCGGTCAGGCTGGAAAAGGGGCAGGATTTCAACTACCGGCTCGGGGTGATGGTTGAAACGCCACGCGCGGCCATTCGAGCCGCCGACATCGCACCACATTGCGCCTTTCTGAGCTTTGGCACCAACGACCTGACGCAGATGACCTATGGCTTGTCGCGCGATGATGCGGGCCGTTTCATGTCCGATTATGTGCGGCAGGGTGTCTTTCCCGAAGACCCTTTTCATTCGCTTGATACCGACGGTGTGGGGGAACTTTTGCAGATTGGGGCACAAAGAGGGCGGGAGGCGCGGCCTGACATCACGTTGTCCATTTGTGGCGAGCACGGGGGGAACCCCGAATCGATAGCCTTCTGCCGCGCCGCCGGATTCAACTATGTGTCGTGTTCGCCGTTTCGGGTCCCCGTGGCGCGACTAGCTGCCGCACAGCTTGCGATCGGACACAGCATTTCGTAG
- a CDS encoding glycine--tRNA ligase subunit alpha, translating to MSDSVTSPKSFQEIILRLQDYWAGKGCAILQPYDMEVGAGTFHPATTLRSLGNRPWAAAYVQPSRRPTDGRYGDSPNRWQHYYQFQVIIKPSPPDLQDLYLGSLRAIGIDMDLHDIRFVEDDWESPTLGAWGLGWEVWCDGMEVSQFTYFQQVGGHDCHPVSGELTYGLERLAMYILGADDGNKMPFNDPDCPIPLTYGDVFQEAEAQYARWNFDVADTDVLLQHFIDAEAECARILAQAPDDPKTGRRIVMAQPAYDQCIKASHIFNLLDARGVISVTERQAYIGRVRDLAKQCADAFVQTQAGGWTAESAA from the coding sequence ATGTCAGACAGCGTCACGTCGCCAAAATCCTTTCAGGAAATCATCCTGCGGCTACAGGACTACTGGGCCGGGAAAGGCTGCGCGATCCTACAACCCTACGACATGGAAGTGGGGGCAGGTACCTTTCACCCGGCCACCACCCTGCGCAGTCTGGGCAACAGGCCGTGGGCCGCAGCCTACGTGCAACCCTCACGCCGTCCGACCGATGGACGCTATGGCGACAGCCCCAACCGTTGGCAGCATTACTACCAGTTTCAGGTGATCATCAAACCCAGCCCGCCGGATTTGCAGGACCTCTATCTGGGGTCCTTGCGCGCCATCGGCATCGACATGGACCTGCACGACATCCGCTTTGTAGAGGACGACTGGGAAAGCCCCACGCTCGGGGCCTGGGGTCTCGGGTGGGAAGTCTGGTGCGACGGGATGGAGGTCAGCCAGTTCACCTATTTCCAGCAGGTGGGCGGTCATGACTGCCACCCCGTGTCGGGCGAATTGACCTATGGGCTGGAGCGGTTGGCGATGTACATTCTGGGAGCCGATGATGGCAACAAGATGCCATTCAATGACCCTGATTGTCCGATCCCGCTGACCTACGGCGATGTCTTTCAGGAGGCCGAGGCGCAATACGCCCGCTGGAACTTCGACGTGGCCGATACCGATGTACTGCTGCAGCACTTCATTGATGCCGAAGCCGAATGCGCGCGCATCCTTGCGCAAGCGCCGGATGATCCCAAAACCGGGCGGCGCATCGTCATGGCCCAGCCCGCCTATGATCAATGCATCAAGGCCAGCCACATCTTTAACCTGCTGGATGCGCGCGGCGTGATCTCGGTGACCGAACGGCAGGCCTATATCGGGCGTGTGCGTGACCTTGCCAAGCAATGCGCCGATGCCTTCGTGCAGACACAGGCGGGCGGCTGGACAGCGGAGAGCGCCGCATGA
- a CDS encoding cell wall hydrolase, whose protein sequence is MRVLRAHTFLLTIGLTLGLFAAAPVAANNDALSDEKHALQSVTLGLTPKGGATSHGVEFTRDWIDGLPEATGGEEWSCLTEALYFEARGETVKGQFAVAEVILNRVESERFPSSACGVINQGTGKKYQCQFTYTCDGHKEVIKEPRAFERVSKVARVALDGKAPELTEGATHYHTTAVKPRWSKTYTKTTAIGTHIFYRHTWRTASN, encoded by the coding sequence ATGCGAGTATTACGTGCACATACGTTTTTGTTGACCATTGGACTGACATTGGGCCTTTTTGCGGCAGCGCCTGTGGCTGCAAACAACGACGCGCTATCTGATGAAAAGCATGCGCTTCAGTCGGTTACGCTCGGACTTACACCCAAGGGCGGAGCGACCAGCCACGGCGTGGAGTTTACACGCGACTGGATTGACGGGCTGCCCGAGGCAACGGGTGGCGAGGAGTGGAGCTGTCTTACCGAAGCGCTTTATTTCGAGGCGCGCGGTGAAACCGTGAAGGGCCAGTTTGCCGTGGCGGAAGTTATCCTGAACAGGGTCGAATCGGAGCGTTTTCCTTCCTCTGCCTGCGGTGTCATCAATCAGGGCACCGGCAAGAAGTATCAATGCCAATTCACCTATACCTGTGATGGCCACAAAGAGGTGATCAAGGAGCCCCGTGCGTTCGAGCGTGTTTCGAAAGTTGCCCGCGTGGCGCTTGATGGCAAAGCGCCGGAATTGACCGAGGGCGCCACCCATTACCACACCACGGCCGTAAAGCCGCGGTGGAGCAAGACATACACGAAAACCACGGCCATCGGGACGCATATCTTTTACCGACACACGTGGCGTACGGCCAGCAACTGA
- the folP gene encoding dihydropteroate synthase encodes MQPYFRPLLQSGPVRPRSAVTLAGGWTWFTDIEVLERGRPSQVIPVSELPADVLTCLTRERPAVAGLDFSQPRVMGILNVTPDSFSDGGMHNSIAAALAGAAQMTGVDILDVGGESTRPGAQVVPQTEEVQRTAPVIRALRAAGHAMTISIDTRKTSVAEAALDAGATLVNDVSGFTFDVDLAPLCAARQVPVCVMHAQGDPATMQERPVYDDVLLDVYDFLALQIDRLVQTGVPRDRIIADPGIGFGKTLDHNLRLLSHLSLFHALGVPILLGASRKKFIGTLGGAEEARDRMPGSLAVALAALKHGTQIVRVHDVPQTLQAIALWRAVVAGQGHG; translated from the coding sequence ATGCAGCCCTATTTTCGACCGCTCTTGCAATCGGGGCCTGTGCGTCCGCGCAGTGCCGTCACGCTGGCCGGGGGCTGGACGTGGTTTACAGATATCGAGGTATTGGAGCGGGGGCGTCCATCGCAGGTCATTCCTGTCAGTGAGTTGCCAGCAGACGTCCTGACTTGCCTGACGCGGGAAAGACCGGCGGTGGCCGGGCTCGACTTCAGCCAGCCACGCGTCATGGGGATATTAAATGTCACGCCGGACAGTTTTTCGGACGGGGGCATGCATAATTCGATTGCCGCCGCCCTGGCGGGTGCGGCGCAAATGACGGGTGTGGACATTCTCGACGTGGGGGGCGAATCTACGCGACCCGGTGCGCAGGTGGTGCCGCAAACAGAGGAAGTCCAACGGACCGCCCCGGTCATTCGTGCCCTGCGCGCGGCGGGACACGCGATGACGATTTCGATCGACACCCGCAAGACATCTGTCGCCGAGGCTGCGCTGGATGCGGGGGCCACATTGGTGAATGATGTTTCCGGCTTTACCTTTGATGTTGATCTGGCACCGCTTTGTGCTGCGCGGCAGGTTCCGGTTTGCGTGATGCATGCGCAGGGTGATCCGGCAACCATGCAGGAACGGCCTGTTTATGATGACGTGTTGCTGGATGTATACGATTTTCTGGCGTTGCAAATTGACCGGCTGGTGCAAACCGGTGTGCCGCGCGACCGGATCATTGCCGACCCCGGAATTGGCTTTGGCAAGACGCTGGATCACAATCTGAGGCTGCTGTCGCATCTGTCCCTGTTTCATGCGTTGGGCGTGCCGATCCTGTTGGGGGCATCGCGCAAAAAGTTCATCGGAACGCTCGGCGGGGCCGAAGAGGCGCGCGACCGGATGCCGGGGTCACTGGCGGTGGCGCTCGCGGCTTTGAAACATGGGACACAAATTGTGCGCGTCCATGACGTGCCACAGACCCTGCAGGCCATTGCGCTTTGGCGCGCGGTCGTGGCAGGACAGGGGCATGGATAA
- a CDS encoding DUF6446 family protein — protein sequence MSGKIVGIVILISALIAGGALYYLQVYGFYEEASADLQQVRLMRLGAETPVPILAENIEAIDADSSPIRFRACFTTPSSLAMLTEIYVGVERAVPRNAPAWFACFDAAAIAEELKAGTALAFLSEKNVDFGVDRIVAITQDGRGYIWHELNDCGEKAYDGTIIGEECPRRENN from the coding sequence ATGAGCGGTAAAATCGTCGGTATCGTCATCCTGATCTCGGCTCTGATTGCCGGGGGTGCGCTCTATTATCTGCAGGTCTACGGGTTCTACGAAGAGGCAAGTGCGGACCTTCAGCAGGTGCGACTGATGCGGCTGGGGGCCGAGACACCTGTGCCCATTCTGGCCGAAAACATAGAGGCGATTGATGCGGACAGCTCGCCCATTCGCTTTCGCGCCTGTTTCACCACCCCGTCAAGCCTTGCGATGCTGACCGAGATCTACGTGGGCGTTGAGCGGGCCGTGCCGCGCAATGCGCCGGCGTGGTTCGCCTGTTTTGATGCCGCCGCCATCGCCGAGGAGTTAAAGGCTGGCACCGCGCTCGCATTTTTGAGCGAAAAGAACGTGGACTTCGGCGTCGACCGGATTGTGGCGATCACGCAGGACGGGCGCGGCTACATCTGGCACGAGCTGAATGACTGCGGCGAAAAGGCTTATGACGGCACCATCATTGGTGAAGAATGCCCCAGACGGGAAAATAACTGA
- the glyS gene encoding glycine--tRNA ligase subunit beta — protein MPDLLIELFCEEIPARMQRRAAQDLQKLVTDGLVEAGLTYASAAAFSTPRRLTLTLEGVLAASPTTVEERKGPKADAPDKAIEGFLRGAGVAREALETRDTPKGPVLFAKITKEGRPAAQIVAEVLEKTIRNFPWPKSMRWGAGTLRWVRPLHSILCILSDEAGTQVVPLSVDHITAGDHTQGHRFMAPDRFTVTGFDDYAAKLKRAFVVLDPAERADMIWHDATNQAFANGLEVVEDAALLAEVAGLVEWPVVLMGRIGDDFLDLPPEVLQTSMKEHQKFFSVRNPKTGRIERFVTVANRDTADNGATILAGNEKVLSARLADAKFFWDNDLRVAKAGMGDWLKALENVTFHNKLGTQAERIARVAALARELAPMVGADSDEAEEAARFAKADLSSEMVYEFPELQGLMGRYYLKAAGKSDAIAAAAEEHYAPLGPSDAVPTASVSVAVALADKLDQFTGMWAANELPTGSKDPYALRRAALSTIRLILENRLKLPLKNLLEISFSDRYEIAKLEVKRSVERVAHRYPTEKAELKKILEEELLKISSTVDTRKNGLSEFFHDRLKVYLRDQGIRHDVIDACIAMPGNDDLTLLVKRAKALSDVVGTEDGENLIQGFKRANNILTQAQEADGVEYSYGADAKFAETDEERALFKALDTAEAIITPAMKSEDFATAMSAMATLRAPIDAFFEAVQVNSDNPTVRRNRLNLLNRITQICLSVADLTRIEG, from the coding sequence ATGCCTGATCTACTGATTGAACTCTTCTGTGAAGAAATCCCCGCCCGCATGCAACGCCGCGCGGCGCAGGATTTGCAAAAACTGGTGACTGATGGGCTGGTTGAGGCCGGGTTGACTTATGCCTCTGCGGCGGCGTTCTCGACACCGCGCCGTCTGACCCTCACGCTTGAGGGAGTGCTTGCGGCAAGCCCCACCACCGTCGAGGAACGCAAAGGCCCCAAGGCCGATGCACCCGACAAGGCCATCGAGGGTTTCCTGCGCGGTGCAGGTGTCGCGCGCGAGGCACTCGAGACGCGCGATACGCCCAAAGGGCCGGTGCTCTTTGCCAAAATCACCAAGGAGGGACGGCCCGCCGCGCAGATCGTGGCGGAAGTTCTGGAAAAGACGATCCGTAACTTTCCTTGGCCCAAATCCATGCGCTGGGGTGCGGGCACCCTGCGCTGGGTGCGCCCGTTACACTCGATCCTGTGCATTCTGTCCGATGAGGCAGGTACGCAGGTCGTACCGCTGAGCGTCGATCACATCACGGCGGGGGACCACACACAGGGGCATCGTTTCATGGCGCCGGACCGCTTTACGGTCACCGGCTTTGATGACTATGCGGCCAAGCTGAAACGCGCCTTTGTCGTGCTCGACCCGGCAGAGCGGGCAGATATGATCTGGCACGATGCCACCAATCAGGCCTTTGCCAATGGGCTTGAGGTGGTTGAGGATGCGGCCCTGCTGGCCGAAGTTGCGGGGCTTGTGGAATGGCCCGTGGTGCTGATGGGGCGGATTGGTGATGATTTCCTCGATCTGCCGCCCGAGGTGCTGCAAACATCGATGAAAGAGCATCAGAAATTCTTCTCCGTGCGCAATCCCAAGACGGGCCGGATCGAGCGGTTCGTCACCGTGGCCAACCGCGATACGGCGGATAACGGCGCGACCATTCTGGCGGGGAATGAAAAGGTGCTGTCGGCGCGTTTGGCGGATGCGAAATTCTTTTGGGACAATGATTTGCGCGTGGCCAAGGCGGGCATGGGCGACTGGCTGAAAGCCTTGGAAAATGTGACCTTCCACAACAAGTTGGGCACGCAGGCGGAGCGGATCGCCCGCGTCGCGGCCCTTGCCCGGGAGCTGGCCCCGATGGTGGGTGCGGACTCGGACGAGGCCGAGGAGGCCGCGCGGTTCGCCAAGGCGGACCTGTCGTCTGAAATGGTCTATGAATTCCCTGAATTGCAAGGCTTGATGGGGCGCTACTACCTGAAAGCTGCCGGGAAGTCTGACGCCATCGCGGCGGCGGCTGAGGAACACTACGCGCCCTTAGGGCCATCCGACGCCGTACCCACCGCCTCAGTCAGCGTCGCTGTGGCGCTGGCCGACAAACTTGACCAATTTACTGGAATGTGGGCTGCGAATGAGCTGCCAACTGGTTCAAAAGATCCTTATGCGCTGCGACGCGCGGCTCTCAGCACCATTCGGCTAATTCTCGAAAATAGGCTCAAATTACCGCTCAAAAATCTGTTGGAAATATCATTTTCCGACCGATACGAAATTGCCAAACTCGAAGTGAAGCGTAGTGTTGAAAGGGTTGCTCATAGGTATCCAACAGAAAAGGCAGAGCTAAAAAAGATACTGGAGGAGGAGTTGTTGAAGATTTCCTCTACGGTAGACACTCGCAAAAATGGCTTATCCGAATTCTTCCACGACCGCCTCAAAGTCTATCTCCGCGATCAAGGCATCCGCCACGACGTGATCGACGCGTGCATCGCCATGCCGGGCAATGATGACCTGACATTGCTGGTCAAACGGGCCAAGGCGCTGTCCGATGTGGTCGGGACCGAGGATGGAGAAAACCTGATCCAGGGCTTCAAGCGGGCCAACAACATCCTGACGCAGGCGCAGGAGGCGGATGGGGTCGAATACTCCTACGGCGCGGACGCCAAATTCGCCGAAACCGACGAAGAACGCGCGCTGTTCAAAGCGCTGGACACCGCTGAGGCGATCATCACCCCGGCGATGAAATCCGAAGACTTTGCCACCGCCATGTCCGCCATGGCCACACTGCGCGCGCCGATTGATGCGTTTTTTGAGGCGGTGCAGGTCAATTCTGACAACCCTACAGTCCGGCGCAACAGGCTCAACCTGCTCAATCGGATCACGCAGATCTGCCTGTCAGTTGCGGATCTGACCCGGATCGAGGGCTGA
- a CDS encoding serine protease, whose product MTRLVLVLCVWLSGLSGAARAQSESDLVWVQIEARPTYDAALARVQSYAASLPDVAGFSVAGGWYAVALGPYTPEDAEQVLTTYRQQGLIPNDSYIALGSSYAQQYWPMGVDVLGLGAIGALSAQAEPEIVPPVRAGEQSAQLQDVITAQDTETPAQARRSESQLTAAQKRELQTALQWAGVYTAAIDGAFGRGTRNAMAAWQRDNGFEATGVLTTQQRARLLAAYTAILDGLDMRMVRDTEAGLAVKLPTAVVRFQGYEAPFAQYDSVGDFGARVLLISQSGDRDGLAGLYDILQTLTIVPLEGPRSLSRNSFKIVGRGPDFVSETDVRLNGDEIKGFMLIWPLGDDARRDRVLKEMRASFESIPGVLDPGAGIPAAQQIDLFAGLDVRKPTLSRSGFYVDAAGSVVTTAAVVESCARITLDDQFEATLAGVDRERGIALLTPNQSLVPPAFAQFSAQPPRLQSDIAVAGYSFEGQLGAPSLTFGTLADLKGLRGERDLGRLSVQALPGDAGGPVLDNSGRVLGMLLPRIDSARQLPEDVRFALIGQAIEPVMAQAGLRPRKGDQTASLDPEDITDLGVGMTVLVSCWE is encoded by the coding sequence ATGACGAGACTTGTTTTGGTGTTATGTGTCTGGCTGAGCGGCCTTTCAGGCGCCGCGCGTGCGCAATCCGAAAGCGATCTGGTATGGGTGCAGATAGAGGCCCGCCCGACCTATGACGCAGCGCTTGCGCGGGTTCAAAGCTATGCGGCCAGCCTGCCCGATGTGGCCGGATTTTCCGTGGCCGGCGGGTGGTATGCGGTGGCGCTTGGCCCCTATACGCCGGAGGATGCCGAACAGGTTCTGACCACCTATCGCCAGCAGGGCCTGATACCGAATGACAGCTACATCGCGCTTGGCAGCAGTTATGCACAACAATACTGGCCAATGGGCGTTGATGTGCTGGGGCTGGGCGCAATCGGCGCGCTTTCCGCGCAGGCGGAACCAGAGATCGTGCCCCCGGTTCGGGCAGGCGAGCAGAGCGCGCAGTTGCAGGATGTCATCACCGCACAGGACACGGAAACCCCCGCACAGGCGCGTCGCAGCGAAAGCCAGCTCACCGCAGCGCAGAAGCGCGAATTACAAACCGCGCTGCAATGGGCCGGCGTCTATACCGCTGCGATTGATGGCGCCTTTGGTCGCGGAACCCGCAACGCGATGGCCGCGTGGCAGCGCGATAACGGGTTTGAGGCCACGGGCGTTCTCACAACGCAGCAGCGCGCAAGACTGCTTGCGGCCTATACGGCCATTCTCGACGGGCTGGATATGCGCATGGTGCGCGATACAGAGGCAGGCCTTGCCGTCAAACTGCCGACAGCCGTGGTGCGTTTTCAAGGCTATGAAGCCCCCTTTGCACAATATGACAGCGTCGGTGATTTTGGTGCCCGCGTCCTGCTGATCAGCCAGAGCGGAGACCGGGATGGCCTTGCCGGGCTCTATGATATCCTGCAGACCCTGACGATTGTTCCGCTGGAGGGGCCACGCAGCCTGTCGCGCAACAGCTTTAAGATCGTGGGGCGTGGGCCGGATTTCGTCAGCGAAACCGACGTGCGTTTGAACGGGGACGAAATCAAGGGGTTCATGCTGATCTGGCCGTTGGGCGATGATGCCCGCCGCGACCGGGTGCTGAAGGAAATGCGCGCGAGTTTCGAAAGCATCCCGGGCGTATTGGACCCGGGCGCGGGTATTCCCGCCGCACAGCAGATCGACCTGTTTGCCGGGCTGGATGTGCGCAAGCCGACACTCTCGCGCTCCGGGTTTTACGTGGATGCGGCAGGGTCGGTCGTCACCACGGCGGCGGTGGTGGAAAGCTGCGCCCGCATCACGCTGGATGATCAGTTCGAGGCGACACTTGCGGGCGTCGACCGGGAGCGCGGCATTGCCCTTTTGACACCAAATCAATCCCTCGTGCCGCCCGCATTTGCCCAATTCAGCGCGCAGCCGCCCCGGCTTCAGTCCGACATCGCGGTTGCCGGCTATTCCTTTGAGGGGCAACTCGGCGCGCCTTCACTCACATTCGGAACACTGGCCGACCTCAAGGGTCTGAGGGGCGAACGCGACCTTGGCCGATTGTCCGTGCAGGCATTGCCGGGTGATGCGGGCGGGCCAGTACTGGACAACAGCGGCCGTGTTCTGGGCATGTTGCTGCCCCGGATCGACAGCGCGCGCCAACTGCCTGAGGATGTGCGCTTTGCACTCATCGGTCAGGCAATTGAACCAGTGATGGCGCAGGCCGGGCTGCGCCCGCGCAAGGGTGATCAGACCGCCAGCCTTGACCCCGAAGACATTACCGACCTGGGGGTTGGCATGACCGTGCTTGTCAGCTGTTGGGAATGA
- a CDS encoding dihydroneopterin aldolase, producing MSSEIRLAFAHPSERSEATADTTPLDRISLRDHIVEVEIGAFQAERGVTQRICFNVVVEVQPLTGPIDDDVDRILSYDRVTEAIAGALADERLNLLETLAERVAERILLEPQATRAFVRIEKLDRGPGALGVEIVRSAKMLTAAPEEEITTVRPELLYLSNEAIASPHLKKWIDQLEKSGRPLVFCVGASDTRAPQINHRMTQRRIDLLAIEQNAWVLASKDDRCVVVSTRTELDWAMKNGQSSVWAPSKIVLDAVDGPSAQPRDAVALAAWFAATLGAREMVVIGAELPSEASVPLRHVSADAEVW from the coding sequence ATGAGTTCCGAAATACGGCTTGCCTTTGCGCATCCTTCCGAAAGGTCCGAGGCGACGGCTGACACGACACCATTGGATCGCATCTCCTTGCGCGATCATATCGTCGAGGTTGAGATCGGCGCGTTTCAGGCCGAGCGTGGGGTCACCCAGCGGATTTGCTTCAACGTCGTGGTCGAGGTGCAGCCGCTGACGGGGCCGATTGACGACGATGTCGACCGCATTCTGAGCTATGACCGCGTCACCGAAGCCATCGCCGGCGCGCTTGCCGATGAACGCCTCAACCTGCTTGAGACACTGGCGGAGCGCGTTGCGGAACGCATTTTGCTGGAACCGCAGGCCACACGGGCATTTGTTCGCATCGAAAAGCTGGACCGGGGTCCGGGCGCGCTGGGTGTGGAGATTGTGCGCTCTGCCAAGATGCTGACCGCCGCGCCGGAAGAGGAAATTACAACCGTCCGACCCGAATTGCTCTATCTCAGCAACGAGGCCATCGCTTCACCACATCTGAAAAAATGGATTGATCAGCTTGAAAAATCCGGCCGCCCGCTGGTGTTTTGTGTCGGCGCATCCGACACGCGCGCCCCGCAGATCAATCACCGCATGACGCAGCGCCGGATCGACCTGTTGGCCATCGAACAAAACGCTTGGGTGCTGGCTTCAAAGGACGACCGCTGCGTGGTGGTTTCCACGCGCACGGAACTTGATTGGGCCATGAAAAACGGCCAATCCTCGGTATGGGCACCCTCAAAGATCGTCCTTGACGCTGTGGATGGCCCATCCGCGCAACCGCGCGATGCCGTGGCCTTGGCTGCTTGGTTTGCGGCCACCCTCGGGGCACGGGAAATGGTCGTGATCGGGGCGGAATTGCCCAGTGAGGCTTCTGTGCCTTTGCGCCATGTCTCCGCCGACGCTGAAGTCTGGTAA